GCATAATATATATATCATGTATCATTATTCTCTAAATTCAAATACTGATAATGACTAACGTCTGCTTCTCAacactaaataataaaagaacactaataaaaaaaatgcattctaGATGTTAAACTCAAATTACTTTGCAGACTTTAAGGTTTTTACAGTGTCCGAGTTTAGAGGTCGTGTTTTTTGGCTGATTTGTGGTCTAATGGAGGAGGATGAGGGAGGGCTGCAGAGCGGCTCTCATGGTCTCTCTTGTCTCTTTTTACAGATGAGATGAACGACCACCAGAACACGCTGTCCTACGTTCTCATCAATCCTCCTCCCGACACCATGCTGGAGATCAACGACATCGTGTAAGGACGCCGTTTCCTGTCAGGCAGCTTTGGTTGCATTTCGTCTGGTTTTACCTCCATCCAGGTGTCTGCAGCATCAATCTCAAAAAATTATCAGGACAACTTtgtatcaatattaagaaattactgacttaaaactaACAAACTAACAGTGGAGAAGATACTTCTGTGCTTCTCTTTTAGGTAGAGAAGCCCAGAGAAATCAACTATTAGCCATCAGAATATTTTCTACTTGACCTgttcactacaaaaacacaaaatcttaccaagtaagatctagtttctagagcaaatatcttgaaataagacaaaactgtgcAAGGTGTAGaggcttattttaagtaaatatttccttaatattgatatgaaaaatgtatcagTTCCATTAGTAAATTACTTCATTTGTAACAGCATAAAAATATCTTgcaataagtgaaataatctgcaaatggaactagtacttaaGAAATCacttaattaaaataagcttctatttcttgctaaaaaatgtacttgtaagttagtttcatcttattttaagtgtaataagatattttcactagaaactacacaaaaatgCTTGAtgagattttgtggttttgcagtgtaatcTTTGAGATATAAACCgaaaaaataacttaagaaTCTAATTAGTTTGAACTTggcttaaagaaaatgcaaaaatgtaaatttttcatgttgcaTAAGTTAAACATAACTTTTTCATGGGGTTTAGTGGATACATTTTGCTCATCTGAAATGATGTTTAGGTTATTGATTCTGTCTGACATATTGGTTAATGTGAGGTTATTAAGATATCTTTATGTTTTCAACATGAGACAAACATTAAGATCAACATTAGTGAACATACAAAACATATGATAGAGACCTGTAtcttacttgtaaattagttttattttgtgtatactaatacatttgcactagaaactacacaaaaatatacttgtgtttttgcagtgcactgaTTCTGGTTactggctgatttttttttagcttctgtATGAATGTTAGCTAGCAGGTATAAACAGAAGTTAAGCAGCAGGAGGTTgcataatattttaattgtctTAGAGTAACAGATGAAGAATAACATGGATGATTTTGTCCTTACAGGTACATTATTCGCTCTGACCCTCTGGCTCACATGCCAGAGGACTCACAGATGGGACAGGCGGCCCGAAACACCAAGAACCAACAGGACTTTGGCGCACAGTCAAGAAATGAGACTCACCTTTAAAAGCTTTGAGTCTTTGGTTCTATGAGCGTCGATAGATCTCATATACCTCGCACAAACGAAGGCCAGACAGGGGCGGTGATGAGGTGTTCATAGTGAATGTGCATTAAGTGTCTCTCAGCCTGAGACCAGAGATTAGCCACATCCTAAAAGACGGCCCTGAGATTCCCGTTTTCATCAGAGCTGCCATTGGAGGATGCATGAAGAGTGCCTAGTCATCAATTCCCCTCACAAAACTCCCTGCAACCGAGAACCTGAACGCAGCTTCCTCTGTCCAGCCCGACTGCAGAGAGCAGAAGGGTTATTGGACGTAATCGGATGGTTAAAGCCGGTTTCTGTGCCGatagataaaataatttaatttcatgtttAGCTCAGGTGGGGGGAAGCTGCCCTTGTGCCACTATCAGCTTTTTGCCAATTTCTTCACCTGTTTCTGCTGATAATCAGAAACTAACTGAAAACCATTCACATCCGACAACTTAAACATCACAGTTTGCTTTTAAAGAGAGCTGATGATTTAGTtggttttctacattttcaagTATTACCAGGAAATTAAGGTACATGtgcaattttcttcttttattatgtcactttcatttattcttgtgaactttttgtctttacaggcacattgttttaaatttattacgTGTTTACACCAGTTGCACCTTTATTAGCCAAGTTAGCATTTCTCTCTGTAATTTTGTCAGTTGttgaaaaatgaacattgttaaATTATTTCCCTGTTAGAAATCATGACAGCTCCACATTATgccgttttatttatttgtaaatactGTTATTACTGTgccatttttctatttattttgtgtcaccagtgggtttttttgtatcattttcaaACCTGACTGcaacatctgctgctgctgccatgcAAAAAGTAAACGTACAGAAGAAAGAACATACAGTTAaggaaatacatatttttaaggaGGCTAATATATCAAATTATACCTGGTCAGTGCCAAATTTAACCAACTGTTGATCATAGTACTTgctatttaaatcaaatttgagTTACTTGttagaaaaaattaatttaatggaaGTTGACTAtggccactggaaaaaaaataatctcaaaattctgactttatttattttaatctcagaattctgagctTAATCCtagaatttgaagaaaaagtcagaattttgacttttgtagTGGCCCTAATCTTTTTccatagatttttttcaaaaacttaaattagaattaattatttttattatttattgtgtttgtccATCCATATCATGGCTAAAGTTGAAAGAAATACTGACTTTTACGAAAAATGTTTTATCGGTCTGAGAGTTTTAGACAGGAAAGTTAGATGTGAGAGACATGCAGCTAATACATGAGCTGTGCTTTACCCCTGCTCCTCCACACTACCCTGAAAtactaactttttaaaatatttggggagaaattttcttttttgttgcaaCATGTGACTCTTAAACTAGCAAACCATTAGCTCAGCTAAGTTTAGCGTGAAGTTTTAGCTACTGAGCATGAATAGCCAGACTCTATTCATGCCAACGTCAGTGAACTGGTTGACATGTAATTTTTGTACATCTGAAAAAGAGCAAACACTTTTTCTCTGCACTGTAAaccatataaatatataaagttaCAACTATAACTGTTTCAATTAGATCATTAGTGGaacagtctttttttctgtttttgaaaacttAAAACCCGATTTGACAAAAAGAATCTGAGCTATAAAATCATTTTGATTGTAAATGACTAGCACACTTTAAATGGCCTTTTAAGTTCTGCACAGCAGGATATTTTGCACAGGTATTCACAAACAAACTAGTGTTTAATTGtcatacatttttagatttattttgaaaactaagTGCTGTGGTTTGTGTACACCGCAGTTTCAGTATTTATCCCCGAGTCATTCATTTTCATCTGTATCTTGGTTTAATCACTATAAATATGAATTGTATACATGGCTTTGTAGCcatgaaaagtaaaaaggaCTTGAACTATTTTTGCACTAAGCTCTGTGGCGACGTGCGGAGCGTTACAGCATGACCCTTTAATTTGAATCTGTAGAACATGGACGATATTTACCGGCAAAGCAAAGACCCATCATGCATTCATTAGCATGACTTCAGATGtttgcagattttaattttaggtATGCTGTTCTTATTTCTTATTCCAAGCAATCCTAAAGTGATAGAGAAgggattgcttttttttttttttaaatggtccAGAAATCGTGTTTCACAGAGTCAGAAGTAACAGTTCAGTCAAAGCGACCGTGATGGAGGATGCAACCACTAACGTAACACCTTACAGGATCCTCACAACAAACCCTTAGAGCACTGAAGGACTTCACTTGATGTCTTCTGATGTCCGGACTTAACACACGGGGCATGTTATCTCTTAAAAGCATGTTTTGATATAAAACGCTTGCCAAGAACGAAACATTTCCTACTGTTAGCAGGACAGTTAGCGTGGCGTCCTGTcgctagattaaaaaaaaacataactgaatCAACTGCTTGCAAGTTGGAGCCATTATTTGATACTCTGTATTTATATGAATGGAACGTGCATGTTGTCTAGATGTTATCAAAATGTATTATGTTTACCTCCACTTTGGTTTTGATTCATTGTCAAACAGAGGACGattcattttgtactatttctTATGAGAAGTGCACATACagatatgaacaaataaatgctGCATGCAGCCAAATCAACCGACTGGAAGATGGTTTTATTTGACCTCACACTAAGTTTATCACCAGCAGTTTGAATGTGTCGCATCTATTTATTTCAACTCGCGAAATTATACAATTGTACATttaagaaaagcagaagtagagcctcctgcacaatcaacaagattgtatattttcagaacattaagtcaacaacaaacacTTGTATTTTCCAGCAGCGGTAAAACCAGTTGACCAAACGGGTTGCTtgtgttgctaggtgacaggttgggctcagctggggttgctaagcAACAGTGCAGTGCCCGTGGTAATCAGATTTGCTAgtcatggggcgtgctgtggtggcacagggggttagcacgccccacgtttggaggccttagtcctcgacgcagacgtcgcgggttcgattcccggtcccgacgacctttgccccatgtcttccctccttcctgtctgcctactgtctaaaaaaaatacgagccactagcaccgcaaaaactcttcggagaaaaagatggaaaaaaataaataaattgctagtcacagaaaaaaaatacagtaaaaaggCAGGAagctgagacccaaatggaagaaaaaaaaagcattttgtataattatgaagtgaatattttaactttaataagCTCTCTTGTCTCTCCTGTTGTCTAAACTAATAATCCACTCTGACAGGATAATCTGCAAAGAGTGAATTGTTGAATCTGATTTCATCGCCGCTGCTTGTTAACATTATTCTGTTTCCACCTCTCTCTCGTCCAGCGGCCGTTGTTCTGAACCACTTCATGAAGCAGGTCCATGAAGGCGTATTCATTCCCTGACAGCAGAGTTTCGTCATCTGGAGAAgcgccaccagagggcgcctTCGCCCCAGCAGCGGCTCTGTTTTCTGCCCTCTGTTTGACGATCGCAGGCCGCTTCTGGTCCTGCCTCACATCTGCCTCTCTCTTCTTCTGTGCCGGATGTTCCTCGGACTTCAGCTCTTCGCCGGTGCTGACCCAGATGTCTGTCTGTGTTGCAGAATCTGGATCCAAGTTCGTTTCTTCCCCCTCCGATGCGCAGACAGGAGTCTCCAGTGGTTTGAAGCTGTCTGAAAGACTCAGATTTATGTTTGTGTCCTCGTCTTCACACCGGTTAGAGCTGCTGGGATGCTCCATCATCATCTTCACATCTTCTGAGAGCTTTGTAGTTACAATCTGAGTCCAAACAGTGAACTCATCagctccctcttcctcctctttggCCTTGCGTCTTGCCTGCCACTGAGCTGCAGTCGGAGGCCAGGTGGAGATCCTGATGAATTTTCCTCTCTGTCGACTCCAACCTGGACCTTCTCCAGACTCTTCATCAGGATTtggtttgttctgctttgtgcCGATACTCAAGTACGGTACAACGTCCATGTTGACATGATCACACTCCCGGTTTTCGTAGGGATTTCCATCATCACCTTCCTGCATCACACACTCCTCCATCGAGTCCATGGTAGTGAACGTTTCTGGATGAACTTCTCCCATTTCAGCTCCCAGGTTCTCTTTTTCAGAGTTTTCAGAAGTGACTTTGTCTTTCTCAGACACACAGAAAGGAGATGAGAGGATGATTGCGTTTGCAGACTTTGCTCTGATGCCAGTGAAGGATTTTCTCCGAGCCTCTTCCAGACATCCAGACAGATCCCGACTCGACACGCCGTCTCCTTCccgcttttcttcttctgttggaCATCCAGGCCTCACAGCTTTGTTTCTGCGATTCCTCCTATGCATCAGTGCCATGAAACAGGCAAAAAGCAGCAGTACGCATAGGACCACTGCACAAGAACAAAGCCATAATCTAATATCAAGATGAGATTTTTCCAACcaaattaactaaaaatgctcaaataaaAAGAGGATTCATACCAATAACAGCAATCAGAGTGCAGATCTTTGTGTTTGAGGTTGTGGATGAACCTGAGCATGAAGGAAATACAAattaatacatttgtttttaaatatgagaGACTGATTCAGAAGAATCACACACACCTACAGCTCGTGAAGGTGTAGTTACAGGTCTGACGACTGATGATAATGTCGTCACATAATGTCCTGTCAGcaacaaagcataaaaaataaataaaaactctacAAAATGAAACGTACAGCATCTTTTCTTGGTGTAAGATTAATCTCAATTCAATTTTTGTCATGGAAGCGAGATGAAAGCAGTTACATGGTCCACTGGCGCCGCCTGCTGGTAAGAAACAGGATTTCATGCCAACTCTAGCACGTAATTTCTGTTTCACGAAGCATCAGACCCGACGAGAAGCGCAGTGAAGTACAGAAGTATTTGGCTGAATTTGTTATTAAATCACAATAATATATTTCAACTGCAATGGAGCGGCGACCTGACAATGACTGTTGGATCTCACAGAGTTTTATCctgaaaataaagtctgaataAACGACTGAATAAACGACTGGGCTATTTTCAAGTCCGAAGTTACTTTAGACGCCTACCAGGAAACTTTAGACTACTtcataatttcttaattaaacCAAGCTTTGGCTCTGGCTAACAATACAAAAATCTGGCTTGATCTAAAACTCAGAACCCAAGAAATATTGTCAAAAGAAAGTCAAGAGAGACCGGAAATAAAGATAAAGATAAAGATACGGCCGCTATGAAAGCAATCTGGGCTTCCTCAAGGCCTTAGCAGAACCACAAGCTGATCATCTCAATGCCAAAAGGCTGAATTtggtgttggaaaaaaataaataaaaataatatccGAATGAagaatgatctgaaacatgtaaTTTCTAACTATGACCGCTTGGTGGTGCTATTGGTCTCAAAGCCTATTTAACTTTATCCTTGATGCAGGAAAACTTTACTAGTGTGTTTGTCgtccttatttttttctgtataaaatTAAGGCATgcatgtaaacataaaaaaatttctaCAAAATCATATAGCAATTATATAAATACTAGTCAAGAAGTATAATATTATCTGGGTATTTAAGAAAGAGCTTTTTACCTGgtgtctaaattatttttagctgaGTTTATATCTAATACAAATTCACAATTCAAATACCATAATATGCATttttgataatttatttaatccagTCTCCTTTTATACATCTTACTTGCCACATATTCTTTATTTACCTTTAAACTGACCAAATGTTTGCCCTTAGTTTTAAACTGATATAAAAAGACTCTAAAAGTATCAGCCTGCACATACCAAGTAGGAAAAAATATGTCTAATGTTAAATAATTAGCCCAGATGTACCAGGGGATGAAGATGACGCTGTGGCACCAGGTGGTTTTGTTCTCTCAGTAGTCTCTGAAGAGGAAAGTGTTGCTgagagatgaagatgaagaaacaTTACTTTTAAGAGATtaaaacagagaggagaaataATCCGCACGTACCCATGTGAGCAGAAGTTGTTCGAGTTTGGATAGTAGATTTGGTACTGAAAGATGTGTCTGTCTTTCCAGATGTTTGCTGTGAGCGAGTTGTTTGAGTTTTACCTGACGATCAAAAAGATATTTATTCATAGAAAgcgatttttttaaaaaggatctAAGAATTAGTCTTGgatcaaaaccaaaaaagttaaacaaaatgaGAGATATACTGGTTGGAGTTGCTGAACTCCTCAATGGTGGTGTAGCAGTCGAACACACAGACACGTTGAAAACTGGTCGACCTTCCAGATGTGGAGGAGTCTTACATTTCACACTCATCGGATTCACCAGCACAGATGTATTCAGTTCTGAGGACAAGGAAGGAGTTTTAACCTTTAAGTGTTCTGGAAACACTTGGAGCTCTTAGTGTCACAAGTTGCAAACCTTTCAGAGAGTCAACAAAGACCTGGGCATCACAAGAGCAGTTCCAGGGATTCCCGTAAAGTCTGACGGACGTTAGAGACTTTAGAGACATGAAGATCTGCGGGGAAAGCCTCGTCAACTGGTTGTCTGACAAATCCAGATCAGTCAACTTCCTCTGGGACCTGAAGGCATCTGGATGGATGGTGTGGATCTTGTTCCCTCTCAGACTGAGCTTCTTGAGGTTTGAGAGCCCTGTCAGATTCGACTCGTTCAAATATTTAATCAGGTTGGAAGAGAAATCTAGCTCAGTGATAGTAGCAGGGTTTGTGAACCAGTTCTGGTTAACGCTGGACAAACTGTTACCATCTAAAATGAGAATTTTCAGATGTGAAAAAGAGCTGAGGGCATTCTCAGCGATTCCTGTGATACCCGAGTTTTGGCTTTCGAACTTGGTGATGGAGGAGAGGTTCACGCTTTGCAGAACCGTGGAGTTGATTTCTCCAACATTCTTTAAACCCACAAGCATGGTTGTACAGTTAGGGATGAAATCTGAGAGAAAAAGTGAAGCACAATGATACGTTTGTCtcctttgttttataaatatgaaatacCAGTTTATATATTTGTCTACATTATGGCAAAAATGAGTACACCTTTCTAGGGtttaaaatgcatcattaaaCTGATCAGGTTTTGTTTGGAAGGAATGCCAAAAGAAAGACTTGAATATGAAAGCAAgccaaagttttaaatgttggaTTGAGAACATTTAAATCCAACACTGTTGCATTTTGTGAACCAGtaagttaaataaaaccaaaacaggtCATCTTAGGGAAATTATCTTCCTAATACAGCTGAAGATTTGATTTAAGATGTATAGTTTAAATGCAAACTGTTGGATCAGAATCAAATTCCTACTACAGTCGTAAACATCAGTGTTTAAATGCAATAACAAGTTTCATAAAAGGTCATACCAGTTTCTCTAAAAAcgacattttaattatttttcagtaaagCTGTTGCTGTTTAATCTGTCaactttattcatttcaaagtttaaaagctGGAGTTCTCACTTGTTAGAGCGTCAAGGCAGAACAAAACTGACTCCCCTTTTACACAGGGACGGCCGAGACGAACACTTCCCAACAACACGGCGAGCGCGACTACGCCTGTGGAAACGTAAAGCATCAATCACACGAAAACTCcgcattttaaatggaaaagctCCTGGAGCAACAAATCTGACAACTCACCTTTCATTTTGAGCAGATGGATCGAACGCTGATCTCCGTTTGACTCTGGAAAGAAGCGTCCGCGGAGTTGGATGATCATCACCTGAACAACCAGGACTGGTTACCAAAGAGGACATTGTCTCGCCATGGTTACGAGAGCTGGCGTTAAAAGTCGCAGTTCCAGTTGGTTGGTAGAGTGAGCAGCAGTTTGCACCGGGGGGTCCCAGAGATGTGGTTAATTTAGAAACTTCAATGTAAACACAGGAGAACCAGTTTTCTGACAAACATTCCcgtgaaaaagatgcagtggcATGACAAAGTAAAGCAAAAAGAGTGAAGCCAGTGCAGTgccagtaaaagaaaaacagaaagagtgatggacaaatcaaacaaaacagaaatggaaaaaaaagtgacttttatttacttggaaatttattgtttcagtgcttcaattttaaaataaatagatgacaTGGGATCAAAGATAAAATCAAACATGGATGAAAAGTACAATAGTGTAACAAAAAATGGTGATCAAATGCCAATACAATCTTTTagttaacataaaaatatactttcatACATTTAAAGACCACTTTCCACCACTTAAGcacccctccacacacacagacacacacacgcacatcgAAATGCAGCAAATGATTCATCAAGTATTGAGTAACTTTTGGAGAGACAGCAGTAGCAACGTTTCAGTGATGCCTTTAGCTGCAGCCATCAGTATCAAATCTTTAgcgtttgatttttctttatacaAACAGCAGTGTTACGGATTAGTTTGTCAAACTCTGAAACCGAACAGAAAGTAAAGTGCTTGTGCGACACTTCTGGTTGTTCGAGGCCAACAAAtggtttatttaacaaaaagaaagaaaaaaaaaaaaggaagaagaagaagcactTTGAAGTTTTGCAAAGACAGTGAAGAAGAGAGACGATGTGGCAGTGCTTGTCAACACCTTGGAGGAATGTTCTTTAATGTTGGTACACAACTGAGCCACAAGCCCTCCCTCAACCCCTCCCCCCAGCGTGAG
The genomic region above belongs to Xiphophorus maculatus strain JP 163 A chromosome 12, X_maculatus-5.0-male, whole genome shotgun sequence and contains:
- the LOC111610284 gene encoding uncharacterized protein LOC111610284 isoform X2, translated to MKGVVALAVLLGSVRLGRPCVKGESVLFCLDALTNFIPNCTTMLVGLKNVGEINSTVLQSVNLSSITKFESQNSGITGIAENALSSFSHLKILILDGNSLSSVNQNWFTNPATITELDFSSNLIKYLNESNLTGLSNLKKLSLRGNKIHTIHPDAFRSQRKLTDLDLSDNQLTRLSPQIFMSLKSLTSVRLYGNPWNCSCDAQVFVDSLKELNTSVLVNPMSVKCKTPPHLEGRPVFNVSVCSTATPPLRSSATPTSKTQTTRSQQTSGKTDTSFSTKSTIQTRTTSAHMETTERTKPPGATASSSSPGHYVTTLSSVVRPVTTPSRAVGSSTTSNTKICTLIAVIVVLCVLLLFACFMALMHRRNRRNKAVRPGCPTEEEKREGDGVSSRDLSGCLEEARRKSFTGIRAKSANAIILSSPFCVSEKDKVTSENSEKENLGAEMGEVHPETFTTMDSMEECVMQEGDDGNPYENRECDHVNMDVVPYLSIGTKQNKPNPDEESGEGPGWSRQRGKFIRISTWPPTAAQWQARRKAKEEEEGADEFTVWTQIVTTKLSEDVKMMMEHPSSSNRCEDEDTNINLSLSDSFKPLETPVCASEGEETNLDPDSATQTDIWVSTGEELKSEEHPAQKKREADVRQDQKRPAIVKQRAENRAAAGAKAPSGGASPDDETLLSGNEYAFMDLLHEVVQNNGRWTRERWKQNNVNKQRR
- the LOC111610284 gene encoding uncharacterized protein LOC111610284 isoform X1, coding for MKGVVALAVLLGSVRLGRPCVKGESVLFCLDALTNFIPNCTTMLVGLKNVGEINSTVLQSVNLSSITKFESQNSGITGIAENALSSFSHLKILILDGNSLSSVNQNWFTNPATITELDFSSNLIKYLNESNLTGLSNLKKLSLRGNKIHTIHPDAFRSQRKLTDLDLSDNQLTRLSPQIFMSLKSLTSVRLYGNPWNCSCDAQVFVDSLKELNTSVLVNPMSVKCKTPPHLEGRPVFNVSVCSTATPPLRSSATPTSKTQTTRSQQTSGKTDTSFSTKSTIQTRTTSAHMATLSSSETTERTKPPGATASSSSPGHYVTTLSSVVRPVTTPSRAVGSSTTSNTKICTLIAVIVVLCVLLLFACFMALMHRRNRRNKAVRPGCPTEEEKREGDGVSSRDLSGCLEEARRKSFTGIRAKSANAIILSSPFCVSEKDKVTSENSEKENLGAEMGEVHPETFTTMDSMEECVMQEGDDGNPYENRECDHVNMDVVPYLSIGTKQNKPNPDEESGEGPGWSRQRGKFIRISTWPPTAAQWQARRKAKEEEEGADEFTVWTQIVTTKLSEDVKMMMEHPSSSNRCEDEDTNINLSLSDSFKPLETPVCASEGEETNLDPDSATQTDIWVSTGEELKSEEHPAQKKREADVRQDQKRPAIVKQRAENRAAAGAKAPSGGASPDDETLLSGNEYAFMDLLHEVVQNNGRWTRERWKQNNVNKQRR